Below is a window of Rhodopseudomonas sp. P2A-2r DNA.
ACGTTGTAGGCGCGTGTCAGCCGCGACAGCACCGGCTCGTCGGCGTCCGCGCCGGTGAAGGCGATGCGGATCACCGCCTGCATGCCGGGCGCATAGGCCGGCAGCAGCTTGGCCTGCAGCCATTCCGGCACGTTGCCGCCGGTGACCTCGCCGACGAAGCGCCTGGTGGTCTCGTGGTGCGGATTGGCAAAGATCTCGTAGGTGGTCCCCTGCTCGACGATGCGGCCGCCTTCCATCACGGCGACATGGTCGGCGAGCTTCTTCACCACCGACATTTCGTGAGTGATGAACAGGATGGTCAGGTTGAGCTCGGCGTTGATCTGCTTGAGCAGCGCCAGGATCTGGCTGGTAGTCTCCGGATCCAGCGCCGACGTCGCCTCGTCCGACAGCAGCACTTTCGGCTTGGTGGCCAGCGCGCGGGCAATGCCGACGCGCTGCTTCTGGCCGCCGGACAGTTCGGCCGGATAGCGGTCGCGCTTGTCGGCGAGGCCGACCATGTCGAGCAAGGGGTTGACGATGCCCGGGATGTCGCGACGCGCCACGCCGGCGATTTCCAGCGGCAGCGCGATATTGTCGAAGGCGGTGCGCGACGACAGCAGGTTGAAATGCTGGAAGATCATGCCGATCGAACGCCGCGCCTTGCGCAGGCTGCGCTCGTCGAGCGCGCCGATGTCGAGGCCGTCGACATTGACGCGGCCGGAGGTCGGCAGTTCGAGGCCGTTGATCAGCCGGATCAGCGTCGACTTGCCGGCGCCGCTTCGCCCGATCACGCCGACGATGGCGCCTTCAGGCACTTTAAGGTCGATGCTATCCACCGCCCGCACCTCGGCAGAGCCCGATCGCGCCGGGAATATCTTGCTGACGCCATCGAAGGAAATGATGGCGCGCCCCTGCGGGTCGATGATGGGCACGGGCGCTCCGGTAGGCTTGGATAAGGGAGCGTTCATAGGAGATCAGTTCTGCGCGAATGGAAAGGCGGCGATGTGAGGATTTTTGGTCCGCAACGACGGCGAACCCGCGCAACCTACGGATTTTGCCAGCTAATTCAATGGCGTCGCCAAGAAAACCACAACCGCCTCCCAGGCTGTTCCGCTAGGGGACAGAAATGCCGGATTCGGCCTCATGGCAGCACGGCTGGCCTCCGCTCAGGCTTGCTCCAGGAGCTTGAGCGCCGCAGTGTAATCGCCGGCACGGGCGTCATCGATATAGGCCACCAGCAGCCGGTTGACCGCATCGGCGTCGAGCAGCCGGAGGTCCTGCGGATCGAGCCAGCCGTCGAAATAGCGATCGAGATAGCCGCGACGACCGTCCTGCTCACCGATCCAGACAGGACCCACCAGAGCGGCCGGGGCCGTCTCCCAGTAACAGAGGACCAACCGCCGCGTACGGGGATGGTGGCCAAGAATGCGCTTACCGTCGCGAGGGGCCTCGTTCATCGGCCGCAGAAGCTGACCGTATTCGCGTAACACCCGTTCGACGTGCATTTGATGATTCCATGGCGACGGCCCGAGCGAGCCGCCGTATCGCTAACTTCGTATTGAGCGATTGTTTCCCGCCGCAAATCCGGTGATCACGATGGCGCACCACGCATGAAAAAGCCCGGAGCGAAGCTCCGGGCTAGTTCGTGCTGCTGGCGGTTACCAGCCACGATAGTAGCGCGGCCCATAATAGGCATAGCGCGGGCGGTAGCCGTAACCATAGCCGTAATAATGCGGACGATAGTAACGGGGGCCGTAGTATCCGTAGCCGGGTCCGTATGCACCATAGGCGCCAGCGGCGAGCGCGCCCGCCGCCAGACCCAGACCGATGGCAGGACCAGGGCCCCATCCGCGACCGCGCGCCTCTGCCGGCGCAGTTGTCACCGCCGCCGCGCCTAGCGCTGCGACGGTCGCCAGAATGACTGCTGTTTTCTTCATCACATTTTCCTTTCTGTCCCTGCCCCGAATAACGCCGAAGAAATTCGCTGGTTGCGGGAGGAACCTGGATTCTTTGGGTTCCAAAACGTCGAACAACGGGGCGCGGACCGGCGGATGCAACTGGCCGCCATTGCACGTCGGCAGCCCCATGTAGGCAAATCCAACTGGTCTAAACACAAATAGAAAATGACTCCGCCGTCGGGTTCGTCGTAGCGTGGTTCCATGCCGGCCGAGGTCCCGCCGGCACCGGATATGCGCCTGGAGAAGACATGACACTTTCGCGTTTCGAGATCACCCGCCGCACCGCGCTGCTGACATCGGCGGCCATTGCTGCCAACGTCGCCAATCCTTTGCGGGCCTTCGCCCAGGAGACCCCACGCAAGGGTGGCGTGTTCAACGTCCATTACGGGGCCGAGCAGCGCCAGCTCAATCCCAGCATCCAGGCATCCACCGGGGTCTACATCATCGGCGGCAAGATCCAGGAGTCGCTGGTCGATCTGGGCGCCAACGGCCAGCCGGTCGGCGTTCTCGCGGAAAGCTGGGAAGCCACGCCCGACGGCAAGACCATCACCTTCAAGCTGCGCAAGGGTGTGACCTGGCACGACGGCAAGCCGTTCACTTCGGCCGATGTCGCCTTCACTGCCATGAACATGTGGAAGAAGATCCTCAATTACGGATCGACGCTGCAACTGTTTCTGACCGACGTCGAAACCCCCGACCCGCTCACGGCCATCTTCAAATACGAGCGGCCGATGCCGCTTGGCCTGCTGCTGCGCGCGTTGCCTGACCTTGGCTACGTCTCGGCCAAGCACCTCTATGAGTCCGGCGACATCCGCCAGAACCCGACCAACCTCGCACCGGTCGGCACCGGGCCGTTCAAGTTCGTCAAGTACGAGCGCGGCCAGTACATCATCGCCGACCGCAACGAGAACTACTGGCGGCCCAACGCGCCCTATCTCGACCGCATCACCTGGCGCGTCATCACCGACCGCGCGGCCGCCGCGGCGCAGATGGAGGCCGGCGACCTGCACTACAGCCCGTTCACCGGCCTGACGATTTCCGACACCGCGCGCCTCGGCAAGGACAAGCGCTTCGTCGTGTCCACCAAGGGCAACGAGGGCAACGCCCGTACCAATACCATCGAGTTCAACTTCCGCCGCAAGGAGCTGGCCGACATCCGCGTCCGCCGCGCCATCGCCCATGCGATCAACGTGCCGTTCTTCATCGAGAATTTTTTGGGCGATTTCGCCAAGCTCGGCACCGGGCCGATCCCGTCGGTGTCCACCGATTTCTATCCCGGCGCCGACACGCCGCAATATCCCTACGACAAGAAGAAGGCGATCGCGTTGCTCGACGAGGCCGGCTTCAAGCCCGGCGCCGGCGGAACCCGCTTCAGCCTGCGCCTGCTGCCGGCGCCATGGGGCGAGGACATCTCGCTGTGGGCCACCTTCATCCAGCAGTCGCTGGGCGAAGTGGGCGTCCAGGTCGAGGTCGTCCGCAACGACGGCGGCGGCTTTCTCAAGCAGGTCTATGACGACCACGCCTTCGATCTCGCCACCGGCTGGCACCAGTACCGTAACGACCCGGCCGTCTCGACCACCGTCTGGTATCGCTCCGGCCAGCCCAAGGGCGCGCCGTGGACCAACCAGTGGGGTTGGGAAGACGCAGCCATCGACAAGGTCATCGACGATGCCGCCACCGAAATCGATCCGGTCAAACGCAAGGCCCTCTATGCCGAGTTCGTCAAGCAGGCCAACACCGCATTGCCGGTGTGGATGCCGATCGAACAAATTTTCGTCACGGTGATTACCGCCAAGGCACGCAACCATTCCAACACGCCACGCTGGGGCTCCTCGAGCTGGCACGATCTGTGGCTATCGGCCTGACGCAAAGGCTGGCAAGATAGCCCGATGCGTATTCTGACTCTCGCGGGGCGGCGGCTCGCCGCCTCGATCCCGACCCTGTTCCTGATCCTGATCGGCGTGTTCCTGCTGCTGCAGTTCGCGCCGGGTGACACCGTCGATGCGATGATGGCCCAGATGGGCGGCGGCGACGCGGCCACCGCGCGCGAGTTGCGCAAATTCTATGGGCTCGACCTCTCGATCCCCATGCAGCTTGGCAATTATCTCTGGAAGCTGGTGCGCCTCGATCTCGGCTTCTCCTCGATCTACGGCAAGCCAGTCGCCACAGTCATTCTCGAACGTCTGCCGCCGACGCTGCTGCTGATGACTGCCTCGCTGTCCTTTGCCTTCTTCTTCGGGCTGGTGCTCGGCGTCATCGCCGCGCGCGGCTTCAACAAATGGCCGGACACCCTGATCTCTACCCTCGGCCTGATCTTCTATGCCACGCCGTCGTTCTGGTTCGGGCTGATGGCCATCGTGGTATTCTCGATCTATCTGCAATGGCTGCCGGCCGGCGGCTTCGAGGACATCGGCGCGGTACAGACCGGGCTGTGGCGCACACTCGACATCGCGCGCCACCTGGTGCTGCCGACGCTGACGCTTGGGCTGATCTTCCTCGCCATTTATCTGCGCATCATGCGCGCCTCGATGCTGGAGGTGCTGAACCTCGATTTCGTCCGCACCGCGCGCGCCAAGGGGCTCGACGAGACCCGCGTGGTGATCCGCCACGTGCTGCGCAATGCCTTGCTGCCGATGGTCACGCTGATCGGCATCCAGGCAGGCACCATGCTCGGCGGCTCGGTCGTCGTCGAAAGCGTGTTCTCGCTCCCTGGACTTGGTCGCCTCGCTTATGAATCCGTGGTGCAGCGCGACCTCAATACGCTGCTCGGCATCGTCTTCGTCTCAGCCCTGCTGGTGATCGTGGTGAACTTCTTCGTCGATCTGCTCTATGCGCGGCTCGATCCGCGCATCACGGCCGAGGGCTGAGCCATGGACGCCGTGAAACGCTATTGCCGCAGTCCCTCCGCTCTGGTCGGCCTCGTGCTGCTGCTGCTGGTGATCGCCATGGCGATCTCCGCAGGCTGGCTGTATCCGCGCGATCCGCTGGCGCTGGCCGGCCGGCCGCTGATCTGGCCGTTCTCCAATCCGCGCTTCCTGCTCGGCACCGACAATTCCGGCCGCGACATCGCGGCCCAGCTGTTCTACGGCGCGCGCATTTCGTTGCTGATCGGCGTGGTCGCAACCGCCATCGCGGTGGTCATCGGCGTGCTGATCGGCGCCTTCGCCGGCTATTACGGCGGCTGGGTCGATACCGTTCTGATGCGCATCACCGAGGCGTTCCAGACGCTGCCGAATTTCGTGCTGCTGCTGGTGCTGGTCGCGGTGTTCGGCTCGACGCTGACCACGGTGACCATCGCCGTCGGCATCGTGTCGTGGCCGGCGCCGGCGCGGCTGACCCGGGCCGAATTCCTGTCGCTGCGCAACCGCGAATTCGTCCAGGCTGGCCGCACGCTCGGCATGAAGGACATCCAGCTCATCCTCGGCGAGATCCTGCCCAACGCGCTGCCGCCGGTGATCGTCTATGCCAGCGTGGTGATGGCGGTGGCGATCCTGCTGGAAAGCGCGCTGGCCTTCCTGCGGCTGTCCGATCCCAACGTCGCCTCCTGGGGCAATTTGATCGGGCTCGGCCGCGACGTGCTGCGCGTGCAGTGGTACGTCTCGGCGATCCCCGGCATTGCCATCCTGGTCACCGTGCTGGCGGTGTCGCTGGTCGGCCAGGGCCTCAACGACGCGCTTAATCCAAGGCTCAAGGGACGATGACCGAGACTTCCACCGCGGTCCTGCGGCTCGAGAACCTGAGCGTCAGACTTCCCGATGGCGCGGACCGGACCCACGCGCTGGCGGGCGTCTCACTGGCCATCGCCGCCGATGAGATTCTCTGCGTGGTCGGCGAGTCCGGCTCCGGCAAATCGATGATGGCAAATGCCATCATGCGACTGCTGCCCGGCGGCGTCAGCATCGATGGTGGCCGCGCGCTGTTCGAGGGCATCGACCTCGCTTCGGCGAGCATCAACGACCTGCGCAAGGTGCGCGGCGCCGGCATCGCGATGGTGTTCCAGGAGCCGATGACGGCGCTCAATCCGCTGCGCACCATCGGCGACCAGATCGGCGAGATGTTCTCGATCCACACAGACCTGTCGAAGGCCGACATTCGCGCCCGCGTGCAGGCGCTGCTCGAAGACGTGCGCATTCCCGATCCCAAAGCGGCAGCGCGGGCCTATCCCCATGAGCTGTCGGGCGGGCAACGCCAGCGCGCCATGATCGCCATGGCGCTGGCGCTCGATCCGAAACTGCTGATCGCCGACGAGCCGACCACCGCGCTCGACGTCACCACGCAGGCGCAGATTCTCAAGCTGATCCGCGAATTGCAGCAACGCCGCAGGACCGCGGTGCTGTTCATCACGCATGATTTCGGCGTGGTGGCGGAGATCGCCGACCGCGTGGCGGTCATGCAGCACGGGTCGATCGTCGAACAGGGCAGCGTCCGCGACGTCCTGCTGAAACCGCAACATGCCTATACCAAGCAACTGCTCGCCGCGGTGCCGCCGCTGACCGCGCCACCGCCGCGGACGTTGTCCGAGGACATGGTGCTGACCATCGACAACGTGTCGAAAACCTATCGCACCGGCGGCTTTCTCGGCCGCGGCGCGCGCGTGACTCATGCGGTGAAGAACGTCTCTCTGCAACTGCCGCGCGGCGCCACGCTGGGCATCGTCGGCGAATCCGGCTCCGGCAAATCCACCCTCGCCCGCTGCCTCGTCCGCCTCATCGATCCCGATGCCGGATCGATCATGGCCGACGGCAAGGACTGGGCGACGATGACCAAGGAAAACGTGAGGCGCGAGACGCGGCACATCCAGATGGTGTTCCAGGACCCGTTCGCCTCGCTCAATCCGCGCCGCAAGGCCGGCGAGCTGGTGGCGCAGGGGCCGATCATCCACGGCACGCCGCGCGCCAAGGCACTGGCCGACGCCCGCGAACTGTTCGCGCTGGTCGGCCTCGATCCCGCCGCCAGCGATCGTTTTCCGCACGAGTTCTCCGGCGGCCAGCGCCAGCGCATCGGCCTCGCCCGCGCGCTCGCCTTGCAACCTGCAATTCTGGTGGCTGACGAAGCGGTATCGGCGCTCGACGTCTCCGTGCAGGCCCAGGTGCTCAAGCTGCTGGCCGAACTGCGCCAGCGCCTCGGCCTGTCCATCGTGTTCATCACCCACGACCTGCGCGTCGCAGCGCAGATCTGCGATCTCGTCGCGGTGATGAAGGACGGCGAGGTGGTGGAGCATGGCCTCGCCGGCGATGTGCTGGGACGGCCGCAGCATCCCTACACGAAGGCGCTGATCGCCTCGATCCCGGGCGGCAACTTCGAGCGTGCGAGGCCGTAGCCGGCTAGACCAGCCCGCGCCAGCGCTGGGCCGCACTGAATGCTGGCGCCCACAGCTGATCGGCTGGCTGGCCGCGATGCAGCGCTTTGCCGAGTTCACAGATCGCCATGAAGGCGTCGGTGCGCGCCTCCTGGATCTCCAGCGCATCGTCTCCGTCGCCCTTGATGAGCCCCGCAATGCCGTTCAGGATCGGCAATGCGGCTTGCGGAAGCTCCTGCTCGGCGGCCTTCAGGGCTTCGAGCACGGCCTCGGCCTTTTCCAGCTCGTTCATGTCAGATCTCCCGCGCATCGCGACGGCGGTAAAGCGCCAGCATCAGCGGCGCCAGATGGCGCAGCAAGCCATGCGCGACGATCGGTGTCGGCTCGGAGAACGGAAGCGCCAGCTCGCTCTCCGGCACGCCACGCACCGCCTTGGAGAGTTCGTCGCCCAGCGCGATCGACAGCGCCACCGCGCGGCCATTGCAGCCGGCCCAGGCATAGGCGTCCGGCCCGAGCCGGTGGATACGCGGCAGGAAATCCGTGGTCATGCCGACATAGCCGTTCCAGACATAGTCGAATTTGACGTCGCCGATCTCGGGCCACAGCAGCTGCAGGCGTTCGGCCACCATGGACTTCAGCTTCGCCACCGCGTCGTTGGTGTTGATCAGCGCGCCGCCGGTGACCAGACGATTGCGCGCATCGTAACGCGCGAAGTACAGCTCGCCATGGGTATCGGACATCGCCTGACGGCCGGGAATGATGATCTTGCGGGCGGCGTCGGACAGCGGCTGCGTCGCCATTTGCCAGGAACGGATCGGCATTACCTCATGAGCAATATCCGGCGCCAGTGCTTTGGCGAACTCGCCGGTATAGGCATTGGTGGCGAGGATCAGCGCGCGTCCGCTGATCTGCCCTTTCGCCGTCTTGACGACCCAGCGGTTGTTCAGGCGTTCGAAGCTGACCACCGGCGACCGGGCAAAAATGCGCCCGCCTCGCTGCAGCAGCGCCGCCGCAAGGCCACGCGCCAGCGCCAGCGGATTGATGTGGCCACCGGTCCTGTTCCAGAAGCCGCCATACCATGCGTCGGAGCCGAGCATCTGCCGTGTCTGGTCGCGCGAAAGGATCTCCACCGGTGCGCCGAATTTCGACCACTGCCGCACGCGGCGTTCGGCGATCTTCATGCGGCCGGGCGAATGCACCGGCTGCACCCAGCCGGCCTGCTCCTGCTCGGCCTGGATCTGGTAACGGCGCGCCACGTCGAACAGCGTCGAGGCGCTGTCGCGCAACAGCGCGACGAAGCGTTCGCCGACGATGCCATGCCTGGCGATGATGTCGTCCGGATCGGGTCGCGACAGCGTGGGGATCACCTGGCCGTTGTTGCGTCCGGACGCGCCCCAGCCCGGCTCCGCGGCCTCGACCACCGCGACATCCACGCCGGCCTCGCGCAGATGCAGCGCGCTGGACAGGCCGGTGAAGCCCGCACCGATGACGATCACGTCGGCAGAGACATCGCCGGCAAGTTGCGGCAATTGCGGCCCGGCCGGTGTCATCGCGGCCCACAGCGAGTCGGGCCAGCGCATATTTGCGGAATCCATCGTCGTCCTTTCCCGCCGATCAAGGCCTTTGGGGCCGGGGCCCCCTGCAGCAGGTTGGGTTGCCGGGGCCCGATCGATCTGTTTAGCTTAGATGCCAATTCACGCCGGGGAAATAACAGAGTGTCACTCAAGAATGTCATCGGAATCGACCACGCCGTCGTCGTGGTCAGCGATCTCGACAAGGCCGCCGCCAACTGGAAGCAGCTTGGCTTCACGGTGTCGCCGCGCGGCACCCACAGCGCCAAGATGGGCTCCGGCAATTACACCATCATGCTCGATCCGGATTACATCGAACTCCTCGGCGTGCTCGTCGAAACCGAGCACAACACGCCGACCCGCGCGTTCCTCGCCAAGCGCGGCGAAGGCATCGAACGCATCGCCTTCACGGCGGTCGATTCCGCCGCCGGTGCCGAAGAGATCCGCGCCCGTGGCTACGAGCCGCTCGGCCCGACCGATTTCGAGCGCCCGGTCACCCTGCCCGACGGCAGCGTGTCGGCAGCCAAATTCCGTGTCTTCCAGTGGCCGATCGAAGAGGCCCCGGGTGGACTGCGCATCTTCGCCTGCCAGCACAAGACGCGGGAAACCGTCTGGATCCCAGAACTGATGAAGCACGCCAACGGCGCACAGCGCCTGCGACAGGCCCTGATCGTGTCGCCTGATGCGGCGAAGGACGCCGCGCATCTGTCGCGCATGATCGATCGCGACGTCAGGGTTGAGCCGGACGGCGCCGTGTCGGTGCCGTCGGGATCCGACCGCGCGGATTTCGTATTCGTCACCAGGAACAGCTGGGCGCGCGCTATCCCGGCGTTTCGCTGGAGGGCCTGCCCGAGCGCGGCGGCGCCGCGCTGGTAATCGCCGCGTCGGATCTCGTCACAGCGGAAAAGGCGGTAGGCAAAGCCGGCGTCCGCAGCGCCGACGCCGTTTGCGTGCCGCCCGCCGCCGCCAACGGCGTGCTGCTGGCCTTCGTCAAGTAAGCGACCCGGGGACACGCCATTGCCCTTTCGCGGGGCGTGTCCCCAAAATCCCGGAGCGGCCCGGCCAGGATGTCGGGGACTTCAACGGTCACCGACACCAGGCCTCCCTACAAGGCTCACGGACGCAGGCTTGCCCTGCACCGGGCGCCCCAGAAATTTCTTTCGTTGACGAACAGCCGTGCAGCACGCTTCTGCCGCCGTCGACCAAACAACAGTCTCCGGTTCTGTTGACTGCATCGCACCGCGCCGTAGCATTGCGGTGCAGGTCGGCGATAGCGCAAGGCAAGCCGTTCTGCGCGCGGGCGCTCGAGGCCCGCGGAGACATCCCCGTCCCGAATGAAGAATCACCATGTCCGAACGCCACAGGCTCCGCGACTTCGTCATCGATTTCACCCGGCTGATCGACCGCCATCTCGACGAACCCGCGATTCTCGTGGAAGGACGCAAACTGGTGGCCCGTCTTGTTGCCACCGACGACTGGCTGCCCGAGCCCTATTCGCAGCCGGGCGCAAACCACTATCAACAGTATCTGCTGCACGCCGACCCGCTGGAGCGTTTCTCCGTGGTCAGCTTCGTGTGGGGACCGGGGCAGAAGACGCCGATCCACGACCACACCGTGTGGGGCATCGTCGGCATTTTGCGCGGCGCCGAGACCGGCGTCGCCTATACGCTAAAGCCCGGCGGCGGCTTCGAGACCGGTCCGGCGGAGCGCCTGGAGCGTGGCGAAGTGGTGGCGGTTTCGCCTGATATCGGCGATATTCACGTCATCGCCAATGCCTATGACGACCGCCCGTCGATCTCCATCCACGTCTATGGTGGCAATATCGGCGCCGTCAGGCGCTCGGTGTTCGATCCGCTAAGCGGCGTGCCCACGCCGTTCATCTCGGGCTACTCCAACGCCACCGTCCCCAATCTGTGGGATCGCTCCAGGGATTGAACGATCCCGCGACACTTGCCAGAAAGTCCCGTCATGACCCGTCTCGTCACCACCGCCGAGGTTCGCGCCTCATTGATCGAAGGCCGCGAGATCGCCTTGTTCGACGTGCGCGAGGAAGGCCCCTATTCGCGCGCCCATCCCTTGTTTGCGGTGTCGCTGCCGCTGAGCCGGATCGAGCTCCGCGTGCTTGATCTAGTGCCCCGGTGGGATGCGCCCATCGTCGTGTATGATGACGGCGAGGGATATGCGGCGCGCGCCGAAGCACGGCTTCAGCAGCTCGGCTACAGCAACGTCGCGCAGCTCGATGGCGGGCTCGATGGCTGGCGGCGCGCCGGCGGCGAGATCTTCATCGACGTCAACGCGCCCAGCAAGGCGTTCGGCGAGCTGGTGGAGTCGACGCGGCATACGCCGTCGCTGGCCGCACACGAAGTCGAGCGCCTGATCGCCGACAAGGCCGATATCGTGGTGCTGGATTCCCGTCGCTTCGAGGAATACCGCACCATGTCGATCCCATCAGGCACCAGCGTGCCCGGCGGCGAACTGGTGCTGCGCGTGCAGGATCTGGCACCGCGACCCGAGACCACGGTGATCGTCAACTGCGCCGGCCGCACCCGTTCGATCATCGGCACCCAGTCGCTGATCAATGCCGGCATTCCCAACAAGGTGTTTGCGCTGCGCAACGGCACCATCGGCTGGACGCTGGCCGGACTCGAACTGGACCGTGGCGCCGAACGGCGATTTCCTGAACTGTCGGCGGACGCCCGGGCCGCCGCGCAGGCCCGCGCGCAAGCGCTCGCCGAACGCGCCGGCGTCCGTAACGTCAGTCCCGAAACGGTCTCGCAATGGCAGCAGCAGAGCGATGTCACGCTGTATCTGCTCGACGTGCGCACCCCAGCGGAATTCGAAGCCGGACATCTGCCCGGCTTTCGCTCAGCGCCGGGCGGGCAACTGGTGCAGGCCACCGACGAATGGGTCGGCGTGCGCCATGGCCGCATCGTGCTGGCCGATGATGACGGCGTCCGTGCCACCCTCGCCGCGTCATGGCTGATCCAGATGGGATGGCGCGATGTACATGTGCTCGATGGCGGCATCAAAGGCGGGCATCTCGAAACCGGGCCGCGCGCACCGCGCCACCCGCCTTCGCCGTCCGGCACCATCGCAACCATCACGCCACAAGCGCTTGCTGCAGAACGCGACCAGACCGTGGTCATCGATCTCGCCACCAGTCCGCGCCATGCCAGCGGCCATGTGCCCGGCGCCTGGTTCGTGGTGCCCGCGCGACTCAGGAGGCGCTGCCGCGATTGCCGGCCGGCCGGCTGGTGCTGACCTCCTGCGACGGCGCGCTGGCGCATTACGCCGCCGCCGATCTCGCAGACATCACCGACCGCGCGGTCGCGGTTCTCGCCGGCGGCACGGAGGCCTGGAAGGCC
It encodes the following:
- a CDS encoding ABC transporter permease, producing MRILTLAGRRLAASIPTLFLILIGVFLLLQFAPGDTVDAMMAQMGGGDAATARELRKFYGLDLSIPMQLGNYLWKLVRLDLGFSSIYGKPVATVILERLPPTLLLMTASLSFAFFFGLVLGVIAARGFNKWPDTLISTLGLIFYATPSFWFGLMAIVVFSIYLQWLPAGGFEDIGAVQTGLWRTLDIARHLVLPTLTLGLIFLAIYLRIMRASMLEVLNLDFVRTARAKGLDETRVVIRHVLRNALLPMVTLIGIQAGTMLGGSVVVESVFSLPGLGRLAYESVVQRDLNTLLGIVFVSALLVIVVNFFVDLLYARLDPRITAEG
- a CDS encoding cysteine dioxygenase — protein: MSERHRLRDFVIDFTRLIDRHLDEPAILVEGRKLVARLVATDDWLPEPYSQPGANHYQQYLLHADPLERFSVVSFVWGPGQKTPIHDHTVWGIVGILRGAETGVAYTLKPGGGFETGPAERLERGEVVAVSPDIGDIHVIANAYDDRPSISIHVYGGNIGAVRRSVFDPLSGVPTPFISGYSNATVPNLWDRSRD
- a CDS encoding ABC transporter substrate-binding protein; protein product: MTLSRFEITRRTALLTSAAIAANVANPLRAFAQETPRKGGVFNVHYGAEQRQLNPSIQASTGVYIIGGKIQESLVDLGANGQPVGVLAESWEATPDGKTITFKLRKGVTWHDGKPFTSADVAFTAMNMWKKILNYGSTLQLFLTDVETPDPLTAIFKYERPMPLGLLLRALPDLGYVSAKHLYESGDIRQNPTNLAPVGTGPFKFVKYERGQYIIADRNENYWRPNAPYLDRITWRVITDRAAAAAQMEAGDLHYSPFTGLTISDTARLGKDKRFVVSTKGNEGNARTNTIEFNFRRKELADIRVRRAIAHAINVPFFIENFLGDFAKLGTGPIPSVSTDFYPGADTPQYPYDKKKAIALLDEAGFKPGAGGTRFSLRLLPAPWGEDISLWATFIQQSLGEVGVQVEVVRNDGGGFLKQVYDDHAFDLATGWHQYRNDPAVSTTVWYRSGQPKGAPWTNQWGWEDAAIDKVIDDAATEIDPVKRKALYAEFVKQANTALPVWMPIEQIFVTVITAKARNHSNTPRWGSSSWHDLWLSA
- a CDS encoding NAD(P)/FAD-dependent oxidoreductase, with protein sequence MDSANMRWPDSLWAAMTPAGPQLPQLAGDVSADVIVIGAGFTGLSSALHLREAGVDVAVVEAAEPGWGASGRNNGQVIPTLSRPDPDDIIARHGIVGERFVALLRDSASTLFDVARRYQIQAEQEQAGWVQPVHSPGRMKIAERRVRQWSKFGAPVEILSRDQTRQMLGSDAWYGGFWNRTGGHINPLALARGLAAALLQRGGRIFARSPVVSFERLNNRWVVKTAKGQISGRALILATNAYTGEFAKALAPDIAHEVMPIRSWQMATQPLSDAARKIIIPGRQAMSDTHGELYFARYDARNRLVTGGALINTNDAVAKLKSMVAERLQLLWPEIGDVKFDYVWNGYVGMTTDFLPRIHRLGPDAYAWAGCNGRAVALSIALGDELSKAVRGVPESELALPFSEPTPIVAHGLLRHLAPLMLALYRRRDAREI
- a CDS encoding rhodanese-like domain-containing protein, with the protein product MTRLVTTAEVRASLIEGREIALFDVREEGPYSRAHPLFAVSLPLSRIELRVLDLVPRWDAPIVVYDDGEGYAARAEARLQQLGYSNVAQLDGGLDGWRRAGGEIFIDVNAPSKAFGELVESTRHTPSLAAHEVERLIADKADIVVLDSRRFEEYRTMSIPSGTSVPGGELVLRVQDLAPRPETTVIVNCAGRTRSIIGTQSLINAGIPNKVFALRNGTIGWTLAGLELDRGAERRFPELSADARAAAQARAQALAERAGVRNVSPETVSQWQQQSDVTLYLLDVRTPAEFEAGHLPGFRSAPGGQLVQATDEWVGVRHGRIVLADDDGVRATLAASWLIQMGWRDVHVLDGGIKGGHLETGPRAPRHPPSPSGTIATITPQALAAERDQTVVIDLATSPRHASGHVPGAWFVVPARLRRRCRDCRPAGWC
- a CDS encoding ABC transporter ATP-binding protein: MTETSTAVLRLENLSVRLPDGADRTHALAGVSLAIAADEILCVVGESGSGKSMMANAIMRLLPGGVSIDGGRALFEGIDLASASINDLRKVRGAGIAMVFQEPMTALNPLRTIGDQIGEMFSIHTDLSKADIRARVQALLEDVRIPDPKAAARAYPHELSGGQRQRAMIAMALALDPKLLIADEPTTALDVTTQAQILKLIRELQQRRRTAVLFITHDFGVVAEIADRVAVMQHGSIVEQGSVRDVLLKPQHAYTKQLLAAVPPLTAPPPRTLSEDMVLTIDNVSKTYRTGGFLGRGARVTHAVKNVSLQLPRGATLGIVGESGSGKSTLARCLVRLIDPDAGSIMADGKDWATMTKENVRRETRHIQMVFQDPFASLNPRRKAGELVAQGPIIHGTPRAKALADARELFALVGLDPAASDRFPHEFSGGQRQRIGLARALALQPAILVADEAVSALDVSVQAQVLKLLAELRQRLGLSIVFITHDLRVAAQICDLVAVMKDGEVVEHGLAGDVLGRPQHPYTKALIASIPGGNFERARP
- a CDS encoding ABC transporter permease — translated: MDAVKRYCRSPSALVGLVLLLLVIAMAISAGWLYPRDPLALAGRPLIWPFSNPRFLLGTDNSGRDIAAQLFYGARISLLIGVVATAIAVVIGVLIGAFAGYYGGWVDTVLMRITEAFQTLPNFVLLLVLVAVFGSTLTTVTIAVGIVSWPAPARLTRAEFLSLRNREFVQAGRTLGMKDIQLILGEILPNALPPVIVYASVVMAVAILLESALAFLRLSDPNVASWGNLIGLGRDVLRVQWYVSAIPGIAILVTVLAVSLVGQGLNDALNPRLKGR
- a CDS encoding methionine ABC transporter ATP-binding protein is translated as MNAPLSKPTGAPVPIIDPQGRAIISFDGVSKIFPARSGSAEVRAVDSIDLKVPEGAIVGVIGRSGAGKSTLIRLINGLELPTSGRVNVDGLDIGALDERSLRKARRSIGMIFQHFNLLSSRTAFDNIALPLEIAGVARRDIPGIVNPLLDMVGLADKRDRYPAELSGGQKQRVGIARALATKPKVLLSDEATSALDPETTSQILALLKQINAELNLTILFITHEMSVVKKLADHVAVMEGGRIVEQGTTYEIFANPHHETTRRFVGEVTGGNVPEWLQAKLLPAYAPGMQAVIRIAFTGADADEPVLSRLTRAYNVDFNIMHGQIEYVADHPFGTLIASVAAEPELLAKLVAELTSTRNKVEHLGYVA